In a single window of the Nodularia spumigena CCY9414 genome:
- a CDS encoding CTB family bacteriocin: MTNPLFNELSASQQETLVGGLSIGSLNFSGTTFVGLQTASITNAASNADGSIATGENASVGVNTSGANLNGLDIPADFNLASLFAQFGF; this comes from the coding sequence ATGACCAACCCATTGTTTAACGAACTATCCGCAAGCCAACAAGAAACCCTAGTTGGTGGATTATCAATAGGCAGCTTGAACTTTAGTGGTACTACTTTCGTAGGACTACAAACAGCTTCAATAACTAATGCTGCGTCTAATGCAGACGGTAGCATCGCAACTGGTGAAAATGCTTCCGTTGGAGTTAATACATCAGGTGCAAATTTAAACGGACTAGATATACCAGCAGATTTCAACCTAGCAAGTCTGTTCGCTCAATTCGGTTTCTAA
- a CDS encoding AEC family transporter, with protein sequence MANLLELYVKLVGLVLVGFILGRKLPHTVPTLVGQGLFWVGVPISIVAFLRNTDLSGQIWIAPAIAYLAILLGAFLAWWGMKGQAYFTNTIHQKSTQGSLLLGAMVGNTGYLGYPITLALVGQEYFAWALFYDMLGSLFGAYGFGIVLASHFGSNVRNYWQITKSILINPALWSFGFGLLFRQVTLPTVWESSLEKLGWGVIALTLALIGMRLSQLNSWHRLPEAGISLTIKMLVVPLIIGSTLPLFGVTGEPALVIVLQMAMPPAFATLVIAETFNLDRDLAVTSLAVGSMGLLLTLPLWLWLF encoded by the coding sequence TTGGCTAACCTCCTAGAACTATACGTCAAACTGGTGGGATTAGTCCTAGTAGGCTTTATTCTGGGACGCAAACTACCTCACACAGTTCCTACCCTTGTGGGTCAAGGGCTATTTTGGGTAGGAGTACCTATAAGCATTGTCGCTTTTTTACGTAACACTGACTTGTCGGGACAGATTTGGATTGCTCCGGCGATCGCCTATTTAGCCATTTTACTAGGGGCATTTTTGGCTTGGTGGGGAATGAAAGGACAAGCCTATTTCACAAACACCATTCACCAAAAATCCACTCAAGGTAGTTTGCTTCTAGGGGCAATGGTGGGTAACACAGGTTATCTGGGTTATCCCATCACCCTAGCATTAGTCGGGCAAGAATACTTTGCCTGGGCTTTATTCTACGATATGTTGGGATCACTTTTCGGAGCTTATGGCTTCGGGATAGTATTGGCATCTCATTTTGGCAGTAATGTCCGGAATTATTGGCAAATTACCAAATCTATTTTAATTAATCCTGCCCTGTGGAGTTTCGGCTTCGGCTTGCTATTTCGCCAAGTGACCCTCCCCACTGTCTGGGAATCTAGCCTAGAAAAATTAGGTTGGGGCGTGATTGCTTTAACTTTAGCCTTAATTGGGATGCGACTTTCTCAGCTTAATTCTTGGCATAGGCTACCGGAAGCAGGAATCAGCTTAACAATTAAAATGTTGGTAGTTCCTTTAATTATCGGCAGCACATTACCACTTTTTGGCGTAACTGGAGAACCAGCACTGGTGATTGTGCTACAAATGGCTATGCCTCCAGCATTTGCTACATTGGTAATTGCCGAAACCTTTAATCTTGACCGTGACTTGGCTGTTACTTCTTTAGCAGTTGGCTCTATGGGATTACTACTTACTCTCCCCCTTTGGCTTTGGCTATTTTAA
- a CDS encoding HlyD family efflux transporter periplasmic adaptor subunit — MLYTHSEKILPSVKTEDFLPPVSIWTSLAGVTLVGTVVSAVALSSFVKYNVTVKTTATVRPTGEVRVVQPPKEGSIEKILVQQNQVVKQGDIIAILDSQDLQIKQSQLQGSIQQNSLQLIQINSQLESLDNQMLAEQRVIQQTVYAAQSDLARNQRDYQDREIATNSELKVAEAELRRTQAQLQTASSVLAHAQTESDRYKGLSESGVVSNSQYDEKSLLVAQAKSNLVAAKEAVQIAQSKVNLAQAVLNPSQAAVEIAQIRILQETARGEASIATLNKEKQALIQRRVDMQNQLYQLRQELQQVVNEVQGNIIRATSDGIILKLNLRNPGQVVRASEPVAEIVPQNAPLVIKAMIPTADIQKVGIGQDVLLRVDACPYPDYGTLKAVVTNISPDVMTTANNMGAASSAATAGSYFEATVQPVNMTFGNGDRHCRIQSGMNTKADIISKEETAMQFILRRARLITDL, encoded by the coding sequence ATGCTTTATACTCATAGCGAAAAAATCCTTCCAAGTGTTAAAACTGAGGATTTTCTGCCTCCGGTTAGTATCTGGACTTCTTTAGCTGGAGTGACGCTGGTGGGAACGGTTGTTTCTGCGGTCGCTCTGTCTTCATTTGTAAAATATAATGTGACAGTCAAAACTACGGCTACTGTTCGTCCTACAGGAGAAGTTCGAGTTGTACAACCACCAAAAGAAGGCAGTATTGAAAAGATTCTAGTTCAACAAAATCAGGTGGTCAAACAAGGAGATATAATTGCTATTCTTGATTCTCAGGATTTGCAAATTAAGCAAAGTCAATTACAAGGAAGTATTCAACAAAACAGTTTACAATTAATTCAAATTAATTCCCAACTTGAGTCTTTAGATAATCAGATGCTGGCAGAACAAAGAGTCATACAGCAGACGGTTTATGCGGCGCAATCTGATTTAGCACGTAATCAAAGAGACTATCAAGACCGGGAAATTGCTACTAACAGTGAATTAAAAGTAGCAGAAGCGGAATTGCGAAGAACACAAGCTCAATTACAAACAGCTAGTTCTGTGTTAGCACACGCCCAAACGGAAAGCGATCGCTACAAGGGATTGTCAGAAAGTGGCGTGGTTAGTAACAGCCAGTATGATGAGAAAAGTCTCTTAGTAGCTCAAGCGAAATCGAACCTAGTAGCCGCCAAAGAAGCGGTGCAGATTGCCCAAAGTAAAGTAAACTTGGCACAAGCAGTCCTCAATCCTTCTCAGGCGGCGGTAGAAATTGCTCAAATCCGCATTCTTCAAGAAACTGCTAGGGGTGAAGCCAGCATCGCTACGTTGAACAAAGAAAAACAAGCGTTAATTCAACGGCGAGTTGATATGCAAAATCAACTCTACCAATTGCGACAAGAGCTGCAACAAGTAGTAAACGAAGTCCAAGGTAACATTATTCGTGCTACCAGCGACGGTATTATTCTCAAGCTGAATTTACGCAACCCTGGCCAAGTTGTGCGTGCGAGCGAACCTGTGGCGGAAATCGTTCCTCAAAATGCACCTCTGGTGATTAAAGCGATGATTCCCACGGCAGATATACAAAAGGTGGGGATTGGTCAAGACGTGCTATTACGTGTTGATGCTTGTCCATATCCTGATTATGGCACTCTTAAGGCTGTGGTTACTAACATATCTCCAGATGTAATGACAACTGCAAATAACATGGGTGCAGCCTCTAGTGCTGCTACAGCAGGTAGTTATTTTGAAGCCACAGTGCAACCAGTAAATATGACATTTGGCAATGGCGATCGCCATTGTCGCATCCAATCAGGTATGAATACCAAAGCTGACATTATTTCTAAAGAGGAAACAGCTATGCAATTTATCCTGAGAAGAGCCAGATTAATCACTGATTTATAA
- a CDS encoding peptidase domain-containing ABC transporter, giving the protein MKYQFVRQHSEEDCGAACIAAISKYYGRNFTLSHVREVVGTGQFGTTLLGLRRGAETLGFTAKPVTTSPELLKRLDEAPLPAIIHWNGNHWVVFYGKKGKKYLIADPAVGMRYLSSQDLVKGWTDWLMLLLEPDPIRFFAQEDDQVGGFFRFFKRVWIYRTILAQALPLNLMLGLLSLASPFLLQILTDDVLVRGDTSLLTTVVMAVVVMNIISTSLSYVQSNLIAHFAQRLKLGLVLDFGRQILQLPLSYYEARRSGEIVSRLRDIDQINQLISQVVVSLPSRFFIALISLCLMIFYSWKLSIVAVIIAVFMTLSTIVFLPTLQQKNRDFLVKYAEAQGLLVETFKGALTLKTTRSGQQFKDELQGEFGLLSNLAFRTMQIGIINNNFSSFVSSIGGVILLWFGGYLVINPAENLSIGQLFAFNAMNANFLGLIATVIGFVQQFTIVKTATERLTEVIDATPENENDGKKPFAMIPGDTDIVCSNVNFHYAGRLELLEDFSLTIPGGKVTAIIGKSGCGKSTIAKLIAGLYPINYGNIQIGLYNLQDLALDCLRQQVILVPQDAHFWSRSIVENFRLGAPHASFEQIVKACKIAEADEFIIKLPAKYQTILGEFGANISGGQRQRLAIARAIITDPPILILDESTGGLDPVSEAQVLEQLFQHRRGKTTILITHRPRVINRADWVVLLENGKLKEQGKLAELKNKPGEHLDFLSF; this is encoded by the coding sequence ATGAAATACCAATTTGTTCGACAGCATAGTGAAGAAGACTGTGGCGCAGCTTGTATAGCGGCAATTTCTAAATATTACGGGCGCAATTTTACCCTCAGCCATGTCCGGGAAGTGGTAGGGACTGGACAATTTGGCACAACTTTGTTAGGGCTGCGGCGGGGTGCAGAAACACTGGGGTTCACTGCTAAACCTGTGACTACTTCACCAGAGTTACTGAAGCGCTTGGATGAAGCACCTTTACCAGCAATTATTCACTGGAACGGAAATCACTGGGTAGTTTTCTACGGTAAAAAAGGCAAAAAATATTTGATTGCTGACCCAGCTGTGGGAATGCGTTATCTGTCTAGCCAAGATTTAGTAAAGGGTTGGACAGACTGGTTAATGTTGTTACTAGAACCAGATCCCATCCGCTTTTTTGCCCAAGAAGATGACCAAGTAGGGGGATTTTTTCGCTTCTTCAAACGGGTTTGGATTTATCGGACAATACTCGCCCAAGCTTTACCTCTCAACTTGATGTTGGGGTTACTGTCTTTGGCTTCTCCGTTTTTACTGCAAATCCTGACTGATGATGTGCTAGTGAGGGGTGATACAAGTTTACTGACTACAGTAGTCATGGCTGTAGTGGTGATGAATATAATTTCTACTAGCCTTTCTTATGTACAGTCTAACTTAATCGCGCACTTTGCCCAGCGTTTGAAATTAGGGTTAGTGCTGGATTTTGGACGGCAAATTTTGCAATTACCGCTTTCTTATTACGAAGCCCGGCGGAGTGGAGAAATTGTCAGTAGGCTCAGAGATATTGACCAGATTAATCAATTAATATCTCAGGTAGTTGTCAGCTTACCCAGCCGCTTTTTTATTGCACTGATTTCTCTGTGTTTGATGATTTTCTATAGCTGGAAATTGAGCATAGTAGCAGTAATTATTGCTGTATTCATGACCTTATCCACTATCGTTTTTCTCCCGACTTTACAGCAAAAGAACCGGGATTTTTTAGTTAAGTATGCAGAAGCGCAGGGGTTGTTAGTAGAAACATTTAAAGGCGCTCTCACCCTGAAAACCACCAGGTCAGGACAACAATTTAAAGATGAATTGCAAGGTGAATTTGGACTGTTGAGTAACTTAGCATTCCGGACAATGCAGATTGGAATTATTAATAATAATTTTTCCAGTTTTGTTTCTAGTATTGGCGGTGTAATTTTACTCTGGTTCGGTGGTTATTTAGTAATTAATCCGGCTGAAAATCTCAGCATCGGGCAGTTATTCGCATTTAACGCCATGAATGCTAATTTTTTGGGATTAATTGCGACGGTGATTGGTTTTGTCCAACAATTCACCATTGTGAAAACTGCCACTGAACGTCTGACAGAGGTGATAGACGCGACCCCAGAGAATGAAAATGATGGGAAAAAGCCTTTTGCGATGATTCCCGGTGATACAGATATTGTTTGCAGTAATGTGAATTTTCACTATGCTGGGAGATTGGAACTTTTAGAAGATTTTTCTTTGACTATTCCTGGTGGTAAGGTTACTGCTATAATTGGCAAATCTGGTTGTGGTAAAAGCACGATAGCCAAACTAATAGCGGGGTTATACCCGATAAATTATGGTAATATTCAGATAGGATTATATAATCTCCAAGACTTGGCTCTAGATTGTTTACGGCAACAGGTAATACTGGTTCCTCAAGATGCTCATTTTTGGAGTCGTTCCATAGTAGAAAACTTTCGACTAGGAGCGCCCCATGCTTCATTTGAGCAAATTGTTAAAGCTTGCAAAATTGCGGAAGCTGATGAATTTATTATTAAACTACCTGCGAAATATCAAACTATTTTAGGTGAGTTTGGGGCAAACATTTCTGGGGGACAACGCCAAAGGTTAGCAATAGCAAGAGCGATAATTACAGATCCACCAATTCTGATTTTAGACGAATCTACAGGTGGACTAGACCCGGTGAGTGAAGCGCAAGTTTTAGAACAATTATTTCAGCATCGTCGCGGAAAAACCACAATTTTAATTACTCATCGCCCTAGAGTCATTAATCGGGCTGATTGGGTAGTTTTATTGGAAAATGGCAAGTTAAAGGAGCAAGGAAAATTAGCAGAGTTGAAGAATAAGCCAGGAGAACATTTAGATTTTTTAAGTTTTTAA
- a CDS encoding phosphoribosyltransferase, giving the protein MPDLYVSWSDYHQKIEQLAAQIYESGWEFNQIVCLARGGLRVGDIISRIYQQPLAILATSSYSGPGKQDRGNLTLSRHLTMTSEKLGSHILLVDDLVDSGITLEQTIPWLKENSNSAVAEIRTGVLWYKACSSIKPDYYVDYLPDNPWIHQPFEHYENMNPAELIGKVSQPCG; this is encoded by the coding sequence ATGCCAGACCTTTACGTTTCTTGGTCAGATTATCACCAAAAAATTGAACAGCTGGCTGCTCAGATATATGAATCAGGCTGGGAGTTCAACCAGATTGTTTGTCTCGCCAGAGGGGGACTGCGAGTGGGAGATATAATTTCCCGGATATATCAGCAGCCGTTGGCAATTTTAGCAACATCGTCTTACAGTGGTCCCGGTAAACAAGACAGAGGAAATTTAACCTTGTCCCGTCACTTAACAATGACTTCAGAAAAATTAGGTTCGCATATACTCCTAGTTGATGACTTAGTAGATTCTGGAATCACACTTGAGCAAACTATACCTTGGCTCAAGGAAAATAGTAATTCTGCCGTTGCAGAAATTCGCACAGGTGTACTTTGGTACAAAGCCTGTTCTAGCATCAAACCCGATTATTATGTCGATTATTTGCCCGATAACCCCTGGATACATCAACCCTTTGAACACTACGAAAACATGAACCCCGCCGAACTCATAGGAAAAGTAAGTCAACCGTGTGGTTAA
- a CDS encoding CTB family bacteriocin, producing MLNQLFTEVSSEQQETVVGGFTINSSQTGFFGSQQFTSTVTTSTPDGGSESTSQTINIEIITEAFTANGLNLPEGLTFAAIFG from the coding sequence ATGTTGAACCAATTGTTTACCGAAGTATCCTCAGAGCAACAAGAAACCGTTGTTGGTGGATTTACCATCAATTCTAGTCAAACCGGCTTTTTTGGCAGTCAACAGTTCACTTCAACTGTAACCACCTCTACCCCAGATGGTGGTAGCGAATCAACTTCACAAACTATCAACATAGAAATTATCACTGAAGCCTTCACCGCAAACGGATTGAATCTACCTGAAGGCCTGACTTTTGCGGCTATTTTCGGTTAA
- the chrA gene encoding chromate efflux transporter gives MHGLSARLLELAQLFLKLGLIGFGGPQAHMAMINDEAVVRRGWFTQEQFLEGVAVCEMLPGPASTQMGIYTGYVRAGQLGALVAGICFILPAFLIVLTLSWAYFRFQGLPQIEDLFLGVTPVVIAIIFGFCWKLAKRAITDGKGVAIALIVLLVTLLFQVNILLQFLLAGIVGLILYRPPTTPSNRTSAWLFPLLPMMQVLPKTLATVSSDTLAVSSFWGLERIQEYYLTLTLFFLKVGSFIFGGGLVIIPLLEFEVVNQFHWLTRSEFIDGVAIGEFTPGPVVITAAFVGYKVAGAMGALTAAIAIFTPSFLFIMGAAPLLIRIRQNPWIRSFLKGVTPAVLGAIAAAAIPLAQTAIIQDTLGRSILAAMISILALVALIRFKRPTWQLVPAGAIIGLIAGSI, from the coding sequence ATGCATGGTTTATCTGCTCGCTTGCTAGAACTGGCTCAACTTTTTCTCAAGTTAGGCTTAATTGGTTTTGGTGGCCCTCAAGCTCACATGGCGATGATTAATGATGAAGCGGTAGTGCGGCGAGGCTGGTTTACCCAGGAACAATTTTTGGAAGGAGTCGCGGTTTGCGAGATGTTACCTGGACCGGCTTCTACCCAGATGGGAATTTATACTGGGTATGTGCGGGCGGGACAGTTGGGTGCTTTGGTGGCGGGTATTTGTTTTATTTTGCCCGCTTTTTTGATTGTGCTGACTTTATCTTGGGCTTATTTTCGTTTTCAGGGTTTACCGCAGATTGAAGATTTGTTTCTGGGGGTTACGCCTGTGGTGATTGCGATTATCTTTGGCTTTTGCTGGAAGTTAGCAAAACGGGCTATTACGGATGGGAAAGGTGTAGCGATCGCTTTAATTGTCCTACTTGTTACTTTGCTATTTCAAGTTAATATTCTATTGCAATTCCTCTTAGCTGGTATTGTCGGGTTAATTCTCTATCGACCACCAACCACTCCATCAAATCGTACCAGTGCTTGGCTATTTCCGCTTTTACCCATGATGCAGGTGCTGCCGAAAACACTGGCAACTGTATCTAGTGACACATTGGCAGTTTCTAGCTTTTGGGGACTAGAACGCATTCAGGAATATTATTTAACTTTAACGTTATTTTTTTTGAAAGTCGGTAGTTTTATCTTTGGGGGTGGGCTAGTAATTATCCCCTTACTGGAGTTTGAAGTAGTCAATCAATTTCATTGGTTAACCCGCAGCGAATTTATTGACGGTGTGGCTATTGGTGAATTTACTCCTGGGCCTGTGGTGATTACGGCTGCTTTTGTCGGTTATAAGGTGGCTGGTGCAATGGGGGCTTTAACTGCGGCGATCGCCATTTTTACCCCATCATTTTTATTCATTATGGGGGCTGCACCGCTTTTAATTCGCATTCGTCAAAACCCCTGGATTCGCAGCTTTTTGAAAGGCGTTACTCCGGCGGTTTTGGGTGCGATCGCAGCTGCGGCCATTCCCCTAGCACAAACTGCTATCATCCAAGATACTCTGGGGCGCTCCATCTTAGCAGCCATGATCAGCATTCTGGCTTTAGTTGCTCTCATCCGCTTCAAACGCCCCACATGGCAATTAGTCCCTGCTGGTGCGATTATAGGCTTAATTGCCGGCAGTATTTAA
- a CDS encoding CTB family bacteriocin: MSNPLFTEVSSEQQEIVAGGFNFGSTFFSGLQETSFTQTISTPDGGSQSTSETGNVIVLTFAETFNGINLPANFFSAPAPQP, from the coding sequence ATGTCAAACCCATTATTTACCGAAGTCTCCTCAGAGCAACAAGAAATTGTAGCTGGTGGATTTAACTTTGGTTCCACTTTCTTTTCTGGCTTGCAAGAAACCAGTTTCACACAAACAATTTCTACCCCAGATGGTGGTAGCCAATCAACCAGCGAAACTGGAAACGTAATTGTTCTCACCTTTGCTGAAACCTTTAACGGAATCAATCTACCTGCCAACTTCTTCAGCGCTCCCGCTCCCCAGCCATAA
- a CDS encoding ExbD/TolR family protein, with product MRLPDEADLPAQINILPMIDVIFAILTFFIMSTLFLTRSEGLPVNLPTATTATQQQIPMKITVTVDQTGTISVNRQPSTVNSLAEQLRNIIGANSEALVIINADEKVGHGQVVAIMDRVRQVKGAKLAISTQKP from the coding sequence ATGCGCCTACCAGATGAAGCAGATTTACCAGCACAGATCAACATCTTACCGATGATTGACGTGATATTTGCAATTCTAACATTTTTTATCATGTCAACGCTGTTTTTAACTAGGTCTGAAGGTTTGCCCGTTAATTTACCTACAGCCACCACAGCCACACAACAGCAAATTCCCATGAAAATTACCGTAACGGTAGATCAAACCGGAACAATTAGCGTCAATCGTCAACCAAGTACAGTTAATTCATTAGCAGAACAACTGCGGAATATAATTGGTGCTAACTCGGAAGCCTTGGTAATTATTAATGCTGATGAAAAAGTAGGTCATGGTCAAGTAGTCGCCATAATGGATCGAGTGCGTCAGGTAAAGGGGGCGAAGTTAGCGATTTCCACTCAAAAACCCTAA
- a CDS encoding CTB family bacteriocin → MFDQLFTEVSVAEQETISGGLLENGTLNLNGASTSFFAQQTNSTSFAQSGPGGSIAGGGNSSNTVSTTGLTVNILTMMPPMPPMPPEPEPEPNPNPPNPGPVNP, encoded by the coding sequence ATGTTTGACCAATTATTTACAGAAGTATCTGTTGCAGAGCAAGAAACCATAAGTGGTGGCTTACTTGAAAATGGGACTTTAAATCTGAATGGAGCATCGACTTCATTTTTTGCCCAACAAACTAACTCTACTTCATTCGCTCAATCTGGTCCGGGCGGTAGTATAGCAGGCGGTGGTAATTCTTCAAACACAGTTTCAACAACTGGTTTGACTGTGAATATTTTGACTATGATGCCTCCTATGCCTCCTATGCCACCAGAGCCAGAGCCAGAGCCAAATCCAAATCCCCCCAACCCAGGACCTGTAAATCCATAG
- a CDS encoding M15 family metallopeptidase, whose protein sequence is MNKARFSGQPHNLSGDSSEDIPVALRDSPEAAPKRLSSSLILLITGVSGLIVLGLIASFWFFVITPRNTVAPQPASNGTATTDTQSGNSVNSQDNNLDALLGHLTYPEAPESELLPITADGRIRLRKAAAEKYQAMEQAARREGVILAAISGFRSVKQQEQLFFGVGARRNQTPAERATVSAPPGHSEHHTGYAVDIGDGAVPATNLQTNFENTKAFRWLEGNAARFGFEISFPENNSQGVSYEPWHWRFVGDRHSLELFYKARNLNPTQP, encoded by the coding sequence TTGAATAAAGCCCGGTTTTCTGGACAACCGCATAACTTATCAGGTGACTCTAGTGAAGATATTCCAGTGGCTTTACGCGATAGCCCTGAAGCAGCACCTAAGCGCCTTTCGTCAAGTCTAATTTTACTGATCACAGGAGTATCCGGGTTGATCGTCCTGGGTTTAATTGCTAGTTTTTGGTTTTTTGTCATCACACCCAGAAACACAGTTGCTCCTCAACCTGCATCTAACGGCACAGCTACCACAGATACACAATCTGGTAATTCTGTCAATAGTCAAGATAATAATCTGGATGCGCTATTGGGTCATTTGACATACCCAGAAGCGCCAGAATCAGAACTATTACCAATTACCGCAGATGGGCGAATTAGACTGCGAAAAGCCGCAGCCGAAAAGTATCAGGCGATGGAGCAAGCAGCGCGGCGTGAGGGTGTAATTTTAGCGGCAATTTCGGGTTTTCGCTCAGTAAAACAGCAAGAACAGCTATTTTTTGGTGTTGGTGCTAGACGCAATCAAACCCCAGCCGAAAGAGCTACTGTCAGCGCGCCCCCTGGACATAGTGAACATCATACAGGTTACGCTGTGGATATAGGAGATGGTGCAGTCCCAGCAACTAATCTGCAAACCAACTTTGAAAATACTAAAGCTTTTCGGTGGTTAGAAGGAAATGCGGCGCGTTTTGGCTTTGAAATCTCCTTTCCTGAAAATAATTCTCAAGGTGTGAGTTATGAACCTTGGCACTGGCGTTTTGTAGGCGATCGCCATAGTTTAGAATTATTCTACAAAGCCAGAAATTTAAACCCCACACAACCATGA
- a CDS encoding MotA/TolQ/ExbB proton channel family protein, whose protein sequence is MGINNLFTAGGVVMWPLFGFSVLAVALIIERIRFWVRINNRQSRVIRDVLNLYRLDNVVGAMDKLRKNADLPLARIFLSPLELEEPNPEEFRLALESEAQAEIPLLKRFQNIFETIIGLAPLLGLLGTVLGLIASFASLDIGDVGGTKTAGVTAGISEALVSTATGLVVAIFTLLFANSFRGLYIRQIALIQEYGGQLELLYRRRYERGEKSYAPTR, encoded by the coding sequence ATGGGAATTAATAATCTGTTTACGGCTGGCGGAGTGGTGATGTGGCCGCTATTCGGGTTTTCAGTGTTAGCAGTAGCGCTAATTATTGAACGTATCCGATTTTGGGTGAGAATCAATAACCGTCAAAGCCGTGTAATTAGAGATGTGTTAAATCTTTATCGGCTAGATAACGTAGTTGGCGCAATGGATAAACTCCGGAAAAACGCAGATTTGCCTTTAGCGCGCATTTTTCTTTCGCCTCTGGAATTAGAAGAACCGAACCCCGAAGAATTTCGTTTAGCACTAGAAAGTGAAGCCCAAGCAGAAATACCCTTACTCAAACGCTTTCAAAACATCTTTGAGACAATTATCGGTTTAGCACCATTATTAGGACTACTGGGGACAGTCTTAGGATTAATTGCTTCCTTTGCATCCTTAGATATAGGTGATGTCGGAGGTACAAAAACCGCAGGTGTCACAGCTGGTATTAGTGAAGCCTTAGTTTCCACCGCCACAGGATTAGTAGTTGCTATATTTACACTATTATTTGCCAACTCTTTCCGGGGTCTATATATCCGTCAAATAGCACTCATTCAAGAATACGGAGGACAATTAGAGTTACTTTACCGCCGACGCTACGAACGAGGAGAGAAAAGTTATGCGCCTACCAGATGA